A genome region from Corvus hawaiiensis isolate bCorHaw1 chromosome 4, bCorHaw1.pri.cur, whole genome shotgun sequence includes the following:
- the LOC125324557 gene encoding zinc finger protein 883-like yields MLPLLESPGTQQDANPCAAASRPRPPRTAVLDGSDPTLRGRIPAAPRPSGPLPPGGGPAQRMGRQRRSRAPSPSAAVALGPRPAHDRVNAAEPEQRSAPPSPSARRRPSPPPQLRPPRTWPRSRKLTGDSLQDADQRQDHKLEIESEIETCFPKRQGMVPPYGMEVWECKDSGKAHISKVILAGDKLDLPMCGNSAIWIQQAGGKTYKCPECGKSFSRSSYLSQHQRIHLSEKPFGCSECGKSFTRNSDLIKHQRIHTGEKPYQCSECKKTFSQRSNVIRHQRTHTGERHYLCNECGKSFSQNSHLIVHQRSHKGEKPFNCPRCEKSFSDRSSLIIHRRVHTGEKPHKCQECGKHFRDSSAIIRHQRIHTGEKPYECTECGKTFRQSSSLVTHMRTHTGERPYKCPVCGKGFSQSSALTTHHRIHGRKALPMCHDGLLSSPFQCTECGRRCSNHSTLAKHQSLHTEEQPYICVECGDSFRRSSALNVHLRIHRGERPYKCEECGKTFRHSSALGAHLRIHTGAKPYECVECGKTFRKSSTLKVHLKIHTAKKPYKCLVGKRMLTSCSLLP; encoded by the exons ATGCTCCCGCTTCTGGAGAGCCCCGGTACCCAACAGGACGCGAACCCGTGCGCGGCCGCCTCCCGGCCACGACCACCGCGGACGGCGGTGCTGGATGGCAGCGACCCGACCCTCCGGGGGCGGATCCCCGCTGCCCCTCGGCCGAGCGGGCCCCTCCctcccgggggcggccccgcgcagcgcatGGGGAGGCAGCGCCGCAGCCGCGCCCCCTCCCCATCGGCGGCGGTAGCGCTGGGGCCGCGCCCGGCGCACGATCGGGTGAACGCGGCCGAGCCGGAGCAGCGGAGCGCACCGCCCTCGCCCTcggcccgccgccgcccctcgCCCCCGCCGCAGCTCCGGCCGCCGCGCACATGGCCCCGCTCCCG GAAGCTCACAGGAGATTCCCTCCAGGACGCTGATCAAAGACAGGACCACAAGCTGGAAATAGAAAGTGAGATAGAGACGTGTTTTCCAAAGAGACAAGGAATGGTACCTCCTTATGGGATGGAAGTCTGGGAGTGCAAGGACAGTGGTAAAGCCCACATCAGCAAGGTTATCCTTGCTGGGGACAAGCTGGACCTGCCCATGTGTGGGAACAGTGCCATTTGGATTCAGCAGGCGGGGGGGAAAACCTACAAGTGtcccgagtgtgggaagagcttcagccggAGTTCGTACCTGAGCcagcaccagaggatccacCTGTCAGAGAAACCCTTTGGCTGCTccgaatgtgggaagagcttcaccCGCAATTCAGACCTGATCAAACACCAGCGGATCCACACAGGGGAGAAGCCCTACCAATGCAGCGAGTGCAAGAAGACCTTCAGCCAGAGGTCCAACGTGATCAGGCACCAGCGCACCCACACGGGAGAGAGGCACTACCTGTGCAatgaatgtgggaagagcttcagccagaacTCGCATCTCATCGTCCACCAGCGAAGCCACAAGGGTGAGAAACCCTTTAATTGCCCCCGGTGTGAGAAAAGCTTCAGCGACCGCTCCTCCCTGATCATACATCGGAGGGTCCACACCGgagagaagccccacaagtgccaGGAGTGTGGGAAGCATTTCCGGGACAGCTCAGCCATCATTCGGCATCAGAGGATTCACACAGGAGAGAAACCCTACGAGTGCACAGAGTGTGGGAAGACCTTCCGGCAGAGCTCCTCACTGGTGACCCACATGCGAACACACACGGGTGAGAGGCCCTACAAGTGCCCTGTGTGCGGAAAaggcttcagccagagctcGGCGCTCACCACTCACCACCGGATCCATGGGAGAAAAGCCTTGCCCATGTGCCACGACGGCCTCCTgtccagccccttccagtgtACTGAGTGCGGCCGGAGGTGCAGTAACCACTCCACTCTGGCCAAGCACCAGAGCCTGCACACTGAGGAGCAGCCCTACATCTGCGTGGAGTGCGGGGACAGCTTCCGCCGGAGCTCGGCTCTCAACGTGCACCTGAGGATCCACCGCGGTGAGAGACCCTACAAGTGTGAAGAGTGTGGGAAAACGTTCCGGCACAGCTCAGCCCTCGGTGCCCACCTGAGGATCCACACGGGAGCCAAGCCCTATGAGTGTGTCGAGTGTGGGAAAACCTTCCGGAAAAGCTCAACACTTAAAGTGCATTTGAAAATCCACACGGCTAAGAAACCTTATAAATGTCTGGTGGGTAAAAGAATGCTCACCTCCTGCTCACTTCTGCCATAA
- the LOC125324329 gene encoding acrosin-binding protein-like, giving the protein MMVLWAYLALSVFLGWGCIAGPRGTKAQQLGTPLSDQEYHQFFKFLRITIQASAACHLRELYGCKNSLVQRLDEYENHGVIPPGPICSELPGNPFFRNFCTFSLYRCITKNYFLKVSCLAIS; this is encoded by the exons ATGATGGTCTTGTGGGCTTATCTGGCCTTGTCTG TGTTCTTGGGCTGGGGCTGCATAGCCGGCCCTCGGGGCACAaaggcacagcagctgggaacacCACTCTCTGACCAGGAATACCACCAGTTCTTCAAGTTCCTGCGGATCACCATTCAAGCCAGCGCTGCCTGCCACCTTCGTGAGCTGTACGGCTGCAAGAACTCACTGGTCCAGAGACTGGACGAGTATGAAAACCACGGAGTCATCCCTCCAG GGCCCATATGCTCCGAACTGCCAGGAAATCCTTTCTTCCGCAACTTCTGCACCTTTTCTCTTTATCGCTGTATTACGAAAAACTATTTCCTTAAGGTGAGTTGTTTAGCTATTTCCTGA